Proteins from a single region of Harmonia axyridis chromosome 4, icHarAxyr1.1, whole genome shotgun sequence:
- the LOC123678703 gene encoding uncharacterized protein LOC123678703: MLMATATEMDFWRRSAGRSRIERIRNEGIREIMGVKSNIVNDIRTKQLIWFGHVQRMPDNRIPKKIFKWTPQGLRRRGRPRKSWREGVDKEMRDTGLGEELWRDRAEWRLEIGRRRGTF, from the coding sequence atgctCATGGCTACCGCTACCGAGATGGACTTCTGGAGAAGATCAGCGGGCAGATCAAGAATAGAAAGAATTCGTAATGAAGGAATAAGAGAGATAATGGGTGTCAAAAGTAACATCGTGAATGACATCCGAACTAAACAGCTCATATGGTTCGGCCATGTACAGAGGATGCCGGACAATAGAATTCCGAAGAAAATCTTTAAATGGACCCCACAAGGACTTAGAAGAAGAGGAAGACCTAGAAAAAGTTGGAGGGAAGGCGTCGACAAAGAGATGAGAGACACCGGACTGGGCGAAGAACTGTGGAGAGACAGGGCCGAGTGGCGATTAGAAATCGGAAGACGTCGGGGAACGTTTTAA